The region TTATATTCCTAATGGCATACGTACAAAAGTAGTACGCTTCTTGACATGCGTGCAGTCACTCTGAGATAGAATTCTGTTTAGCATCTTTTGTACAAATCAcctgcctgtttgttttgatttgaccACTATGGCTTTCCCCATATTGACCCCCATATTTTCTGTGACTGTTGATATTAAATACAGCTTATTCAACAGTGcaattttaaacacacacacacacacacacacacacacacacacacacacacacacacacacacacacacacatataaatatatataacatatatttaaaatgacatattttaaaCTTGGTAGATTTTTTTGGATGTGgaattttatttaacataattttGACACATaccttttaaagaaaaatggtgTAGGCCtactcattaaaatgaaaacattttttaaaaggacagcACATTAGCCTAAATTTAATGGAGAAATGTTAATAATAGGTcattgtagttttattttatacaatgtttttatttttaaaagattattccacaaaagctttttttttttttacttgaacaCGTTTGTAGCCTACTTAATGTTTCTGAAAGTTTCCGTTtaggaattatttatttattaaatgggctataattatgattatataaTTATTGAGTGGGATTGTGGGCTGGACTTCCTGTTTACGACACCGCTAGTTTTTGGCATACTAGAGTGTAGGCTACTCTAGAAGGTAAGGGTTTTCGATGGTTTCGCTGCTGATCGTATTTTACCACTCCTTATAGAGtaacatttaattatataaacCAAGCTATTACCAAACTGTTTCATTTGGTTGGGATGCATATCATAGTTCCACCTGCTTTCTGTTAGGTTAGCAACTGTCTTGATTATACAGCAGTTCGAGATTAATTATGACATGCCAAATTGTGGCTAGCTGTATTTTGAGCAATGACTATTTCAAGCGTGACATCCAGAGATTATTTCATGAATGCATTTGACTTCGTTTTATGTTCAAACGCGCAAACAAGAATTACGAGCGAATCGCGTACATGCGCTGCGTTGTATGATGTCATCGTTTTTTACTGAGTCCATTTTTTTAACGACGCAGTCCACGATCTGTAACTACCATTCTTGCAGCGAATGCCTGCGTACTCTCATGCATGTTTATTGCTTGCGGCTTAATTACCCATTTTATATTTTACGAGAGACGCAAGCACCTGTTACAGCACACGCGCAAAAGCGGTCAGACTCACCGCGAAATTAAATTTATGCATGGTAGAAATAATATTGCATCTGAACAATTCTTAACGGAGATGAATGTCTGGttcataaacataaatgtgaaaTTTCATCCGTTTTTCAAATTTCCCATTGATTAATTGTACTAACTCAAATGCATACAGTAAACAAATCTGGAGACTCCCAAGTCTGGAGTCTAGTCAGCCCAGGTTGTTGGTTTTAGTTCTAATGTTCTCTGGATGGaattaatggggaaaaaaatcagatgTTTCATTATGTTGTCTGGTTTACATCATAaattcttgttttctttgtagGTCCATTTTTTCATCAAAGTGCAACATGCCAGTGATAGTAATGAACAAAACCCGCTTGGTGAGTTGTCTTCTGGCCCTGCTGCTTCCACTGTCGTCTTGGCAGGAGGAGCACAGTAAGCTTCTGTTGGTGTCTTTTGATGGTTTCCGCTGGGACTATGTCAACAGGGTGCCCACACCTAATTTCCGTGCCCTTATGGAAGAGGGTgtgcaggtggagcaggtggagaacACCTACATCACCAGACATTCCTAACCACTACACATTAGTAACGGGCTTACACGCAGAGAGCCACGGAATTGTGGCCAATGAAATGTATGACCCAGTTCTGAATCGTTCCTTCTCCATGGAGGGCTCAGAAGTCTATGACTCACGTTGGTGGGAGGAGGCAGTTCCACTCTGGGTAACCAGTCAGAAGGCTGGACGGAGGAGCGGAGCTGCCATGTGGCCTGGATCGGACGTGGCCATTGGTGGAGTGTACCCAACCCATTATGTGCCATATAATGCATCTATGCCCTTTGAGGTGCGGGTAGAGAATCTCATAAACTGGTTCTCAGGAAATGAGGCAATTGATTTTGGGGTTCTTTACTGGGAAGAACCAGACGAGAGTGGCCATAATGTGGGCCCAGAGAGTCCACTTATGGATGTGGTCATTAAGGACATTGATATAAAGCTGGGTTTTCTCAGAGATGAGCTCAAAAGAGCTGGTCTTTATGACAGCATCAATCTCATTGTCACAAGTGACCATGGTATGACACAATTATCACATGATAAGGTAATTGAGCTGGACACCTACGTGAGTCAAGATCTCTACACATGGATAGACAAGAGCCCAGTGGTGGGCATTTTACCCAGAGAAGGTAAAcaacattaaataacatttcctatcaataaaaaaattacaataaccAGAGTTATAATAATCCTTGAGAACTATTTTGTCCTCACATACTCATcgtttgtattgtttgcacaCAAATCAGTCCACACTGATTCAAAGAGAATAAATTCATTACGTAGTGTAAAAGGATAATGGCAGATGTTCATAGGTAAAGGAACAAAAACCTACTGAACATGTCTTAGGAAATTAAGTAACATCATTCAGTGCTGATCAtgagttgttttcttttcccagGTAAATTAGATGAAGTCTACAACTTGTTGAAGAATGCAAATCCTAACATGGCAGTGTACAAGAGAGACGACATTCCTGATTACCTACACTACAAACATAATGTTAGGATAATGCCGATTATTATAGAGGTCAAAGAAGCATGGACCCTTGTTCAGAACAAAACTGGATACTTTATGTGTGAGTACAAATGTTATTAGCTACATGCTTTGTTAAAACATCCATATTCACATTTTGCCTGACTATACTGTGcagaatataattttattagaGGTGAACGCTTAAGACGCTTTACTGGGAAAGTAATGCTGATTATAccttgaatgtttttgtttacagtggGTAACCATGGTTATAGTAACCAACTGCGCAGCATGCACCCTGTGTTTGTTGCTCGTGGGCCATTGTTCCGTGCCGGTTACACCAAGTCCTCCATGCGCTCAGTTGACCTCTACCCCCTCATGTGTAGCATTCTTGGCATTCAGCCACGACCTAACAACGGCTCTCTGGGGAACGTGCGGGATCTCTTGGTGGAGACGTGTACCACCatgcctacacccacacccgtTTCCAGGGAGCCTTCCTACGCCTGGGCAGTCGGTTCGCTCCTGGGCACCGCGCTCGTCATTGGCTTTCTTATTAGCTTCGTCAagcaggtgacagagaggcggcagctccctctgcctctcagcAACAAGGAGATTTTCAAGCCTTTACTGCAGGATGAACTACGCCTTTAATGAACGCGTCTCATTTCTGATTGTGATGCTTTATTTTGATATGTTTAATGTGAATCTCCCAATAACACTTTAATGTCTCTAATGTGAGGCTTCTGCATCATGTAGCactgatcctctctctctctggtgcttCAAcctgttttttccttctgtcaAATCCACTTGTCCCTGTGATTCAAATTTAAACAACAGGCAAAGTCACTTTAATTCATGTGTCAGCAAAGTAAAGCCAACTGAATCATTACTGATGGTGCAATGCTAAGGCATAATTCAACAAGAGCAATATGAGAAGGGAAGGTCTAGGCAAACCCATCTGAACAATCATCAGTGTTTAGAGCTGAGAATGTCCACAGTGTCCTCTGCTGGCAAAGCTGACAATTTTCAATTTCTGTGGTCTATATATTtcaaagaagggaaaaaaatgtgaatggAAGGTACAAACATCTAGCATTGCAGTCTTTCAAATACCAGTCAGTAAgatatacacttttttttccacgAGAGAGTCATGGTTTGTCTTGTTTAAGACCTATATTTAATGTTACTTTAAGTTATTGACTGTGGGGCATTGTGACTTACCTATTTGCTTTTATACGTTTGAAACCATTAGTATTTCCTTGATCCAGTGGTAAAGTGCAATGGCTACATGCTTTAATGTTTAGTTGTAATGCTGACAGAATGTTTTAGGTTGATATTTACATGAAGGGGGTAGTTAATAAGCTGCCTCAATGCTGCACTAAGATCAATATGTAGGCTTATGATTTGTAGAAATGGAGTGTAGGGGAATAGAATAGTTTTAGATTGGTTGCATTTTGCACAATATTTTCCCATGCTtttaagctttaaaaaaaaaaaaaaattatatttacacacaca is a window of Electrophorus electricus isolate fEleEle1 chromosome 3, fEleEle1.pri, whole genome shotgun sequence DNA encoding:
- the enpp5 gene encoding LOW QUALITY PROTEIN: ectonucleotide pyrophosphatase/phosphodiesterase family member 5 (The sequence of the model RefSeq protein was modified relative to this genomic sequence to represent the inferred CDS: inserted 2 bases in 1 codon); this translates as MPVIVMNKTRLVSCLLALLLPLSSWQEEHSKLLLVSFDGFRWDYVNRVPTPNFRALMEEGVQVEQVENTYITRXIPNHYTLVTGLHAESHGIVANEMYDPVLNRSFSMEGSEVYDSRWWEEAVPLWVTSQKAGRRSGAAMWPGSDVAIGGVYPTHYVPYNASMPFEVRVENLINWFSGNEAIDFGVLYWEEPDESGHNVGPESPLMDVVIKDIDIKLGFLRDELKRAGLYDSINLIVTSDHGMTQLSHDKVIELDTYVSQDLYTWIDKSPVVGILPREGKLDEVYNLLKNANPNMAVYKRDDIPDYLHYKHNVRIMPIIIEVKEAWTLVQNKTGYFMLGNHGYSNQLRSMHPVFVARGPLFRAGYTKSSMRSVDLYPLMCSILGIQPRPNNGSLGNVRDLLVETCTTMPTPTPVSREPSYAWAVGSLLGTALVIGFLISFVKQVTERRQLPLPLSNKEIFKPLLQDELRL